A region of Reichenbachiella carrageenanivorans DNA encodes the following proteins:
- a CDS encoding DUF1573 domain-containing protein: MSYIIKYTFFSLFLFSVNLLLAQEKGRLEFLEREYDFGEIQEEDGLAIHEFEFENKGTAPLVISNVRASCGCTTPGWSKEPVMPGERGFVKAQYNPRNRPGNFRKSLTITTNGDPAVVNAFIQGKVIPKVKSLEEQMTVKVGNARFKNRSVNMGRITTEKPVEKSFDIYNDSKDSLVILESYDAPDFIKLTFEPQVLAPKQVGKVVIDYNPVYKDNLGYNNHGIQFYTNEANAAAKKINVIATISEYFAPLSDAELAKAPKMAITDRLQDLGRVSEGSKTIAEFVLTNHGQSALEIRKVKSNCACFVADLPKTEIKPGKSVTLKGTFDATGRKGNQNKSITIYSNDPKDPMQVVSIKASILSSN; this comes from the coding sequence ATGTCCTACATTATAAAATACACGTTTTTTTCTCTCTTTCTTTTTAGTGTCAACCTGCTTCTTGCACAAGAAAAAGGTAGGTTGGAATTTCTCGAAAGAGAATATGATTTTGGAGAAATCCAAGAAGAAGATGGACTGGCTATTCATGAATTTGAATTCGAAAATAAAGGGACTGCACCCTTGGTGATTAGTAATGTACGCGCTTCTTGTGGATGTACCACGCCAGGCTGGTCTAAAGAACCAGTAATGCCAGGTGAAAGAGGATTTGTGAAAGCTCAGTATAACCCAAGAAACCGCCCAGGCAATTTCAGGAAATCATTGACTATAACTACCAATGGAGACCCTGCGGTAGTCAATGCCTTTATTCAAGGCAAAGTAATTCCGAAAGTGAAGTCGCTAGAAGAGCAAATGACGGTAAAGGTGGGAAATGCCAGGTTTAAGAATAGGTCAGTCAATATGGGGAGAATTACTACGGAGAAACCTGTGGAAAAGTCTTTTGATATCTATAACGATAGTAAGGATTCGTTAGTCATTTTAGAGTCGTATGACGCACCTGATTTCATCAAATTGACATTTGAACCGCAGGTATTGGCACCCAAGCAAGTGGGAAAGGTCGTGATAGATTATAACCCTGTGTATAAAGACAACCTAGGATATAACAATCATGGTATACAGTTTTATACCAACGAGGCTAATGCTGCTGCGAAAAAGATTAACGTGATTGCTACGATCAGTGAGTATTTTGCCCCATTGTCAGATGCTGAATTGGCGAAAGCCCCTAAGATGGCCATTACGGACAGATTGCAAGACTTGGGTAGAGTAAGCGAGGGATCGAAAACGATAGCCGAATTTGTATTGACTAACCATGGCCAGTCTGCTTTGGAAATCAGAAAAGTAAAATCTAACTGTGCTTGCTTTGTGGCTGACTTGCCTAAAACCGAAATAAAACCTGGGAAGTCTGTGACGCTGAAAGGAACTTTTGATGCCACAGGTAGAAAGGGTAATCAAAATAAATCAATTACGATCTACTCGAATGACCCCAAAGATCCTATGCAAGTTGTGTCTATAAAGGCTTCAATTCTTTCGTCAAATTGA
- a CDS encoding DNA/RNA non-specific endonuclease, protein MAKARKAKSSKSNSKGSGSGVNGSAIVLIIGIIVMVGLYWINQNPDWSGELKKITNGIELEQKKDSEKKTAPLPTSQPKKPDPKQKTTASAKPAQKKFEENKIDALNGAKETVQTNENLPVYSKDDNYYYSSSFDFTWPAYTQEDAIIEHAHYTLRYNEKTEQADWVAYTLKKVNLDNSKFSRTDNFREDPDVKTKSAALADYKGSGYDRGHLAPAADFGWTKEGMSESFYMSNMSPQEPSFNRGIWKKLEERVRDWAKSNEEIYVVTGPIYFGKGEKIGKNKVVVPDQYYKVVLELNGKEVKGIGFILDNEKSSKDLSVYAMSIDEVEKATGLDFFPSIPDQLENQIEQTYNYTLWK, encoded by the coding sequence ATGGCGAAGGCAAGGAAAGCAAAATCTTCAAAGAGCAATAGTAAAGGATCAGGATCGGGTGTCAATGGGTCGGCCATTGTCCTTATTATTGGCATTATTGTAATGGTAGGTCTCTACTGGATCAATCAAAACCCAGATTGGAGTGGGGAGCTCAAGAAAATCACAAATGGGATTGAGCTAGAGCAAAAAAAGGATTCAGAAAAAAAGACCGCCCCCTTGCCCACCAGCCAGCCCAAAAAACCTGATCCCAAACAAAAAACAACAGCGTCTGCAAAACCCGCTCAGAAAAAGTTTGAGGAAAATAAAATCGACGCACTGAATGGTGCAAAAGAAACTGTACAGACCAATGAAAATTTACCTGTTTACAGCAAAGACGATAACTACTACTACTCCTCTAGTTTCGACTTCACCTGGCCTGCATACACGCAAGAAGACGCCATTATAGAACATGCGCATTACACCCTAAGGTACAATGAAAAAACCGAGCAGGCCGATTGGGTAGCCTACACTTTGAAAAAGGTAAATCTGGACAACTCCAAATTTAGCCGTACCGACAATTTCCGAGAAGACCCAGATGTGAAGACTAAATCTGCAGCACTGGCTGATTATAAGGGTTCTGGCTACGACAGAGGTCACCTAGCTCCCGCAGCTGATTTTGGCTGGACCAAAGAAGGCATGAGCGAATCTTTCTACATGAGCAATATGAGTCCACAAGAGCCTAGTTTCAACCGTGGAATATGGAAAAAGCTAGAAGAGCGAGTCAGAGACTGGGCTAAAAGCAACGAGGAAATCTATGTAGTAACTGGGCCAATTTATTTCGGGAAAGGAGAAAAAATAGGTAAAAACAAAGTAGTGGTACCCGATCAATACTACAAAGTAGTATTAGAACTCAATGGCAAAGAAGTAAAAGGTATAGGATTTATCCTCGACAACGAAAAATCTTCAAAAGACCTCAGTGTCTATGCCATGAGCATAGACGAAGTGGAAAAAGCCACTGGACTCGACTTCTTTCCATCTATTCCCGATCAGCTAGAAAATCAAATCGAGCAAACGTACAATTATACACTATGGAAATAA
- a CDS encoding 3-hydroxybutyryl-CoA dehydrogenase, with protein MKNISVIGSGTMGNGIAHVFAQTGYTVNLIDLSQEALDKAMSTISKNLDRLINKEKITEADKTSTLDRITTHTDLATGVKEADLVVEAATENMVIKLDLFKQIDTLTKPNCILASNTSSISITKIGSATNRKDKVIGMHFMNPVPVMKLVEVIRGYSTSDTTTAIIMELSKKLSKVPVEVNDYPGFVANRILMPMINEAIYTLYEGVAGVEEIDTVMKLGMAHPMGPLQLADFIGLDICLSIMRVLHDGFGNPKYAPCPLLVNMVEAGVLGSKSGEGFYQYTPGSKDLVVSTQFQK; from the coding sequence ATGAAGAATATTTCAGTCATCGGATCAGGCACCATGGGCAATGGTATCGCCCATGTATTTGCCCAAACAGGATATACGGTCAACCTCATAGACCTCTCCCAAGAAGCGCTTGACAAAGCCATGAGTACCATCAGTAAAAACCTCGACAGACTGATCAACAAAGAAAAAATAACCGAAGCCGACAAAACCTCCACACTCGACCGCATCACCACACACACAGATCTTGCCACGGGCGTAAAAGAAGCAGACCTAGTAGTAGAAGCAGCCACCGAAAACATGGTCATCAAGCTGGATCTATTCAAGCAAATAGATACGCTCACCAAGCCTAATTGTATATTGGCATCGAATACCTCGTCGATTTCCATCACCAAAATAGGGTCTGCTACAAACAGAAAAGACAAAGTAATAGGCATGCACTTTATGAACCCAGTGCCTGTCATGAAACTAGTAGAAGTAATCAGAGGCTATAGCACCAGTGATACAACTACGGCTATCATCATGGAGCTTTCAAAAAAACTATCCAAAGTCCCTGTAGAGGTCAACGACTACCCTGGCTTCGTAGCCAACAGAATACTGATGCCAATGATCAACGAGGCTATCTACACCCTCTACGAAGGCGTGGCTGGTGTCGAAGAAATAGACACCGTAATGAAACTCGGCATGGCACACCCAATGGGACCTTTGCAATTGGCCGATTTTATCGGTTTAGATATCTGCCTGTCTATCATGCGTGTACTACACGATGGCTTTGGCAACCCAAAGTATGCACCCTGCCCCCTATTGGTCAATATGGTAGAAGCTGGCGTACTCGGTTCCAAATCTGGCGAAGGATTTTATCAATATACACCAGGATCTAAAGATCTGGTAGTTTCCACTCAATTTCAAAAATAA
- a CDS encoding tetratricopeptide repeat protein produces MILVLAVVLFACENEERSKGDELYNEGKYSEAIKAYDEYIGLHPTHVKSIYNRGRSYEELGKFQKAFEDFEAVLEIDKKNTSALLSLAKYYYRDQKFEKAKYYAELAVKENVNLAQAHFWLGRSRHQLGMFAEALTAYNNAINLDRELGEAYLYRGAIKMQSSRNKSACADFKSAKDLGVKEASAAEKKYCK; encoded by the coding sequence ATGATCTTAGTACTCGCAGTGGTGCTATTTGCGTGTGAGAATGAAGAACGATCTAAGGGGGATGAACTGTATAATGAAGGCAAGTACTCAGAGGCGATCAAAGCATATGATGAGTATATCGGATTGCATCCTACTCATGTAAAATCTATCTATAATAGAGGTAGGTCTTACGAGGAGTTAGGTAAGTTTCAGAAAGCGTTTGAAGATTTTGAAGCGGTATTAGAAATAGATAAGAAAAATACTTCGGCACTTTTGAGCTTGGCCAAGTACTACTATAGAGATCAAAAATTCGAGAAAGCTAAATATTACGCAGAGTTAGCAGTGAAAGAAAATGTCAATCTGGCACAGGCTCATTTTTGGTTGGGCAGATCCAGACACCAGCTAGGCATGTTTGCAGAAGCACTAACAGCGTATAACAATGCCATCAACCTGGACAGAGAGCTCGGCGAAGCCTATCTATATCGTGGAGCTATCAAAATGCAAAGCAGCCGAAACAAAAGTGCTTGTGCGGATTTCAAGTCAGCCAAAGACTTGGGAGTAAAAGAAGCCAGCGCTGCAGAAAAGAAGTATTGTAAGTAA
- the trpS gene encoding tryptophan--tRNA ligase gives MARVLTGIQSSGRPHLGNLLGAIIPAIELAKSENQESLLFIADLHSFTTIKDPATRKENVMSIAASWLACGLDTSKSIFYRQSKIPEVCELTWYLNCITPYPMLANAHSFKDKSDRLSDVNAGLFDYPVLMAADILMYDAELVPVGKDQRQHIEMTRDIAKAFNHQFGEIFVLPEARIGAEIMTIPGTDGQKMSKSYGNIIDLFQPEKKLKKNVMSIITDSTPMEEPKNPDVCNVYNIFKTIASEEQKAEMRRNYEGGNYGYGHAKTALFELLLERFAEERKLFDHYMANESAIEQHLQEGEEKARAIAHDVLARVKNTIGF, from the coding sequence ATGGCAAGAGTATTAACAGGAATTCAAAGTTCGGGCAGACCACACCTTGGCAACCTACTAGGTGCCATCATACCTGCCATCGAACTAGCAAAAAGTGAGAATCAAGAATCGTTACTTTTCATTGCAGATCTACACTCTTTTACTACCATCAAAGACCCTGCAACAAGAAAAGAAAATGTAATGTCTATCGCCGCTTCTTGGCTGGCTTGCGGACTAGACACCTCCAAGTCCATTTTCTATAGGCAATCTAAAATCCCCGAAGTATGCGAGCTCACTTGGTACCTCAATTGTATCACCCCTTACCCAATGCTCGCCAATGCACATTCATTTAAGGACAAATCTGACCGCCTATCAGACGTAAATGCAGGCCTATTCGACTACCCTGTGCTCATGGCAGCAGACATCCTCATGTATGATGCCGAACTAGTGCCCGTAGGCAAAGACCAACGGCAACATATAGAAATGACTCGCGACATTGCCAAGGCATTCAATCATCAATTTGGCGAAATTTTCGTCTTGCCTGAAGCTCGAATAGGAGCCGAAATCATGACCATACCTGGCACGGATGGACAGAAGATGAGCAAATCATATGGCAATATCATTGACCTTTTTCAACCTGAGAAAAAACTCAAGAAAAACGTCATGTCTATCATCACAGACAGCACACCGATGGAAGAGCCTAAAAATCCCGACGTATGCAACGTGTATAACATCTTCAAAACCATAGCCTCAGAAGAGCAAAAAGCAGAAATGAGACGTAACTATGAAGGCGGAAACTATGGCTATGGACATGCAAAAACAGCCTTATTCGAGCTCTTACTCGAAAGATTCGCTGAAGAAAGAAAATTGTTCGATCATTACATGGCCAATGAATCGGCGATAGAACAACACCTACAAGAAGGAGAAGAAAAAGCAAGAGCCATTGCGCATGACGTATTGGCCAGAGTAAAAAACACCATAGGATTCTAA
- a CDS encoding phospho-sugar mutase codes for MEENIKKTIDTWLNSSIDEADKTALKALVDSGNETELTDCFYKELEFGTGGLRGVMGLGSNRMNKYTVGSATQGLANYINAQFPNEEASIAIAHDSRNNSDVFAQIVADICSANGIKVYLFEALRPTPELSFAIRSLGCKSGIVVTASHNPKEYNGYKVYWEDGAQIIAPHDTKIIEEVRKITSFDQINFDANPALIEKTGKDIDEKYLTEMLKLSLSPEAIKNQSDLSIVFSPIHGTGITLVPQALERFGFTNVTIIEEQATPDGNFPTVVYPNPEEKEALTLALAKAKEIDAELVLATDPDADRVGIAIRTETGDFELLNGNQTGALLIYYLCLKWKANNKLDGKQYVVKTVVTTELIKDIATHFGVECFDTLTGFKHIAGLIKDLEGKKTFIGGGEESYGYLIGDFVRDKDAIASCAMIAEMAAWAKDNGKSLGDLLEEVYSQFGMYLEDLVSLTKKGKSGAEEIQEMMHQFRTNTPSTLAGSEIEWLIDYQNSTSTNLLTSQKEKIDFPSSNVLQFITKDGSKISMRPSGTEPKIKFYMSVRSDSDSDRSFEDEKLVLRAKTDKIKEELGLL; via the coding sequence ATGGAAGAGAATATCAAAAAAACCATCGATACTTGGCTAAACAGTAGTATCGACGAAGCCGACAAAACAGCACTCAAAGCACTAGTAGATAGTGGCAATGAAACCGAACTCACTGATTGCTTTTACAAGGAATTAGAATTCGGAACTGGGGGTCTCCGAGGCGTCATGGGATTGGGTAGCAATCGCATGAACAAGTACACCGTAGGCAGCGCCACCCAAGGCCTGGCCAATTACATCAATGCGCAATTCCCAAACGAAGAAGCATCCATCGCCATCGCACACGATAGCCGCAATAACAGTGATGTATTTGCTCAAATCGTAGCCGACATCTGCTCAGCCAATGGCATCAAGGTATATTTATTCGAAGCACTACGCCCCACTCCCGAACTTTCGTTTGCGATCCGCTCTCTGGGTTGCAAAAGCGGAATCGTAGTCACCGCGTCTCACAACCCAAAAGAATACAACGGCTACAAAGTATACTGGGAAGATGGCGCGCAAATCATCGCTCCTCACGACACTAAAATAATCGAAGAAGTAAGAAAGATCACAAGTTTTGATCAAATCAATTTCGACGCTAACCCAGCACTTATTGAAAAAACTGGGAAGGATATAGATGAAAAGTACTTGACGGAAATGCTCAAACTGAGCCTTTCTCCAGAAGCAATCAAAAACCAATCGGATCTTTCAATTGTCTTCTCTCCTATCCACGGCACAGGTATCACACTCGTACCACAGGCACTAGAGCGCTTTGGCTTCACCAATGTTACTATTATCGAGGAACAAGCCACCCCTGATGGTAACTTCCCAACTGTGGTATACCCTAACCCAGAAGAAAAAGAAGCATTGACTTTGGCTCTAGCCAAAGCCAAAGAAATTGATGCAGAGCTTGTGCTAGCCACCGATCCGGATGCTGACCGAGTGGGCATCGCTATTCGAACCGAAACTGGCGATTTCGAACTACTCAACGGCAACCAAACTGGTGCACTATTGATCTACTACCTATGCCTCAAATGGAAAGCTAACAACAAGCTAGACGGAAAGCAGTACGTAGTCAAAACAGTAGTAACCACCGAACTAATCAAAGACATTGCAACTCATTTTGGTGTAGAGTGCTTTGATACATTGACGGGATTCAAACACATCGCAGGGCTCATCAAAGACTTGGAAGGCAAAAAGACCTTTATTGGTGGTGGAGAAGAAAGCTACGGCTACCTGATAGGTGACTTTGTAAGAGACAAAGATGCCATTGCCTCATGTGCAATGATCGCTGAAATGGCAGCTTGGGCCAAAGACAATGGCAAATCATTAGGAGACTTACTTGAGGAAGTATACTCACAATTTGGCATGTACCTAGAGGATTTAGTTTCATTGACCAAAAAAGGCAAATCAGGCGCTGAAGAAATTCAGGAAATGATGCACCAATTCCGAACCAATACACCATCTACTTTGGCTGGTTCGGAAATCGAATGGCTTATTGACTACCAAAATTCTACCTCCACAAATTTATTAACAAGCCAAAAAGAGAAAATCGATTTTCCTTCATCAAATGTCTTGCAATTTATCACCAAAGACGGATCCAAAATATCCATGCGCCCATCTGGCACAGAACCAAAGATTAAATTCTATATGAGCGTAAGATCTGATTCAGATTCAGACAGAAGTTTTGAAGATGAGAAATTGGTGCTTCGTGCCAAAACAGACAAAATTAAAGAAGAGCTTGGTTTGCTATAA